A stretch of Ischnura elegans chromosome 4, ioIscEleg1.1, whole genome shotgun sequence DNA encodes these proteins:
- the LOC124157968 gene encoding golgin subfamily A member 6-like protein 1 isoform X2 has product MEKDRDLREIIDQQQEKIKQYKARLGDIVTAYKGLAKEKEALEASLKALSGRPKPTKKSSVKGKKENATDSEKQKDEEVSENRSVREIETLSESLTTLSQEKSRLEASFQADRKRLMVEKDELEMAVKELSEKLLLERQQRGTEQNNYGKMIRRWEEAEAEWRLLAASQEERIRSLESRVTLLSESLAAQYAIHQRDYGVMQVLKERMTELSLDRMGVHNAPSHVKEPVPADEDIENSNQLVTLPPELAPLNLVNGDKISSNEESPNDQITLGNTSTPAPVNEDKKGDAIITADYTALQEKIKELTNKLILEEEKCNKAERVISEAVRQEREEWERRLEVATSEFRLKTSQLEGEMLRQRQRSLALLDEKDAEISRLRTSVEWKEAFPALGGRVEGGGASSPAPRA; this is encoded by the exons ATGGAAAAAGATAGAGACCTGCGAGAAATCATTGATCAACAGCAGGAGAAAATTAAACAATATAAGGCACGTCTCGGTG ATATTGTCACCGCCTACAAAGGCCTCGCCAAGGAGAAGGAGGCTTTGGAAGCAAGTTTAAAGGCTTTAAGTGGGCGTCCAAAGCCTACCAAGAAATCCAGTGtcaaaggaaaaaaggaaaatgccacGGATTCAGAAAAACAGAAAGATGAAGAAGTCAGTGAAAATAGATCCGTGCGTGAA ATTGAAACATTATCGGAGTCTTTAACTACTCTCTCTCAGGAGAAATCAAGATTAGAGGCCAGCTTTCAGGCAGATCGTAAGCGTTTGATGGTGGAGAAAGATGAG TTGGAAATGGCTGTGAAGGAGCTTTCCGAAAAATTACTCCTTGAAAGGCAGCAAAGAGGTACAGAACAAAACAATTATGGGAAAATGATAAG GAGATGGGAGGAGGCAGAAGCTGAGTGGCGTTTATTAGCAGCCTCTCAGGAAGAAAGGATTCGTAGTCTTGAGAGTCGTGTAACCCTTCTATCCGAATCACTTGCAGCTCAATATGCCATTCATCAAAGAGACTACGGTGTGATGCAAGTGCTCAAG gAGCGCATGACTGAGTTGTCATTGGACCGAATGGGCGTGCATAATGCACCATCACATGTCAAGGAACCAGTGCCAGCAGATGAAGATATTGAGAACTCAAATCAACTTGTGACATTGCCTCCAGAATTGGCTCCCCTTAATCTCGTAAATGGAGATAAAATCTCTTCAAATGAAG AGAGCCCAAATGATCAAATTACACTTGGGAATACCTCAACACCAGCTCCTGTGAATGAAGATAAGAAGGGTGATGCTATTATTACCGCTGATTACACTGCCTTGCAAGAAAAAATCAAAGAGCTAACTAACAAGCTTATTTTGGAAGAAGAAAAATGCAATAAAGCTGAACGTGTAATATCTGAG GCAGTGAGGCAGGAGAGGGAAGAATGGGAAAGGCGTCTTGAGGTGGCCACTTCGGAATTTCGGCTGAAGACGTCTCAGTTGGAGGGGGAGATGCTGCGCCAGCGGCAGAGGTCTCTCGCCCTCCTCGACGAGAAGGACGCCGAGATTTCGCGGCTGAGGACGTCTGTCGAGTGGAAGGAGGCGTTCCCTGCCCTgggggggagggtggagggggggggggcctcCTCTCCTGCACCACGCGCATGA
- the LOC124157968 gene encoding uncharacterized protein LOC124157968 isoform X1, whose protein sequence is MEKDRDLREIIDQQQEKIKQYKARLGDIVTAYKGLAKEKEALEASLKALSGRPKPTKKSSVKGKKENATDSEKQKDEEVSENRSVREIETLSESLTTLSQEKSRLEASFQADRKRLMVEKDELEMAVKELSEKLLLERQQRGTEQNNYGKMIRRWEEAEAEWRLLAASQEERIRSLESRVTLLSESLAAQYAIHQRDYGVMQVLKERMTELSLDRMGVHNAPSHVKEPVPADEDIENSNQLVTLPPELAPLNLVNGDKISSNEGDSPESPNDQITLGNTSTPAPVNEDKKGDAIITADYTALQEKIKELTNKLILEEEKCNKAERVISEAVRQEREEWERRLEVATSEFRLKTSQLEGEMLRQRQRSLALLDEKDAEISRLRTSVEWKEAFPALGGRVEGGGASSPAPRA, encoded by the exons ATGGAAAAAGATAGAGACCTGCGAGAAATCATTGATCAACAGCAGGAGAAAATTAAACAATATAAGGCACGTCTCGGTG ATATTGTCACCGCCTACAAAGGCCTCGCCAAGGAGAAGGAGGCTTTGGAAGCAAGTTTAAAGGCTTTAAGTGGGCGTCCAAAGCCTACCAAGAAATCCAGTGtcaaaggaaaaaaggaaaatgccacGGATTCAGAAAAACAGAAAGATGAAGAAGTCAGTGAAAATAGATCCGTGCGTGAA ATTGAAACATTATCGGAGTCTTTAACTACTCTCTCTCAGGAGAAATCAAGATTAGAGGCCAGCTTTCAGGCAGATCGTAAGCGTTTGATGGTGGAGAAAGATGAG TTGGAAATGGCTGTGAAGGAGCTTTCCGAAAAATTACTCCTTGAAAGGCAGCAAAGAGGTACAGAACAAAACAATTATGGGAAAATGATAAG GAGATGGGAGGAGGCAGAAGCTGAGTGGCGTTTATTAGCAGCCTCTCAGGAAGAAAGGATTCGTAGTCTTGAGAGTCGTGTAACCCTTCTATCCGAATCACTTGCAGCTCAATATGCCATTCATCAAAGAGACTACGGTGTGATGCAAGTGCTCAAG gAGCGCATGACTGAGTTGTCATTGGACCGAATGGGCGTGCATAATGCACCATCACATGTCAAGGAACCAGTGCCAGCAGATGAAGATATTGAGAACTCAAATCAACTTGTGACATTGCCTCCAGAATTGGCTCCCCTTAATCTCGTAAATGGAGATAAAATCTCTTCAAATGAAGGTGATTCACCAG AGAGCCCAAATGATCAAATTACACTTGGGAATACCTCAACACCAGCTCCTGTGAATGAAGATAAGAAGGGTGATGCTATTATTACCGCTGATTACACTGCCTTGCAAGAAAAAATCAAAGAGCTAACTAACAAGCTTATTTTGGAAGAAGAAAAATGCAATAAAGCTGAACGTGTAATATCTGAG GCAGTGAGGCAGGAGAGGGAAGAATGGGAAAGGCGTCTTGAGGTGGCCACTTCGGAATTTCGGCTGAAGACGTCTCAGTTGGAGGGGGAGATGCTGCGCCAGCGGCAGAGGTCTCTCGCCCTCCTCGACGAGAAGGACGCCGAGATTTCGCGGCTGAGGACGTCTGTCGAGTGGAAGGAGGCGTTCCCTGCCCTgggggggagggtggagggggggggggcctcCTCTCCTGCACCACGCGCATGA